From Nymphaea colorata isolate Beijing-Zhang1983 chromosome 6, ASM883128v2, whole genome shotgun sequence, a single genomic window includes:
- the LOC116256696 gene encoding 40S ribosomal protein S2-3-like has translation MAERGGFGRGFGRGGRGDRGRGGRGGGRRGGARRDEEEKWVPVTKLGRLVKEGRIRTLEQIYLHSLPVKEHQIIETLLGPQLKDEVMKIMPVQKQTRAGQRTRFKAFVVVGDGNGHVGLGVKCSKEVATAIRGAIILAKLSVIPVRRGYWGNKIGKPHTVPCKVTGKCGSVTVRLVPAPRGSGIVAARVPKKVLQFAGIEDVFTSSRGSTKTLGNFVKATFDCLLKTYGFLTPDFWRETRFTKSPFQEYTDSLAKPTKAIILEDVEKDVA, from the exons ATGGCTGAAAGAGGAGGATTTGGCCGCGGCTTCGGCCGGGGTGGCCGCGGCGACCGCGGCAGAGGTGGACGTGGAGGTGGCAGGCGTGGGGGCGCCCGCCGTGACGAGGAGGAGAAGTGGGTGCCGGTGACGAAACTCGGTCGCCTCGTCAAGGAAGGGAGGATCCGAACACTGGAGCAGATCTACCTCCACTCTTTGCCCGTGAAGGAGCATCAGATCATTGAGACTCTCTTGGGCCCCCAGCTTAAGGATGAGGTCATGAAGATCATGCCCGTCCAGAAACAGACCCGTGCTGGGCAGCGCACCCGATTCAAGGCCTTCGTCGTCGTAGGCGACGGCAACGGCCACGTTGGTCTCGGTGTTAAGTGCAGCAAGGAGGTTGCAACCGCCATCCGTGGTGCCATCATCCTGGCCAAGCTTTCTGTGATCCCCGTGAGGAGGGGTTATTGGGGTAACAAGATTGGGAAGCCCCACACTGTTCCCTGCAAGGTCACCGGCAAGTGCGGTTCCGTCACCGTCCGCCTGGTGCCCGCACCCAGGGGTTCCGGGATTGTCGCGGCCCGTGTGCCCAAGAAGGTGCTTCAGTTCGCCGGCATAGAGGACGTCTTCACCTCCTCCCGCGGTTCCACAAAGACCCTTGGTAACTTTGTCAAG GCAACCTTCGACTGTCTGTTGAAAACATATGGTTTCCTTACACCTGATTTCTGGCGAGAGACTCGATTCACAAAATCTCCATTCCAGGAATACACAGACTCGTTAGCAAAACCTACAAAGGCGATAATTCTTGAGGATGTTGAGAAGGATGTTGCGTGA